One stretch of Caldinitratiruptor microaerophilus DNA includes these proteins:
- a CDS encoding sensor histidine kinase, translating to MLRIAGAAAALITLVEGVVLYPLVRIDPVQLGLTLGLFNLALAAVVGYFAVGGIAVGGAGQREGALRIVQDTLPFLRQGLNRETAAKTAEILAQLDSVHGVLVAGRQEVLAVSGRCLEDPDALERVRRAVARAQARGGTRLARLPAREGRPAATAVAVPLQCQREVVGALALVAESRPGVVADVSRSAEVFARLLSMQIELGQLDRQARLAAEAELSALRAQINPHFFFNTLNTIISYSRDDPEMARRLLLRLADLFRITMHLQGQIIPFAEEYQHVRDYLFIEQARFRDRLRVVYDIDPQVLKVGVPALSVQPLVENAVRHGIAPKGAPGTVEVRARLDFLLLRVQITVRDDGVGMPPERIPELLRPRPGTRPAGGDRNRPGRAAGGGVGLSNINERLRRLYGDAYSLEIESAPGRGTTVHLRVPMR from the coding sequence GTGCTGCGCATCGCCGGTGCGGCCGCCGCGCTGATCACGCTGGTCGAAGGGGTCGTGCTGTACCCGCTGGTCCGCATCGACCCCGTTCAGCTGGGCCTGACCCTCGGCCTGTTCAACCTCGCGCTGGCAGCCGTGGTGGGCTACTTCGCCGTCGGCGGCATCGCGGTCGGCGGGGCCGGACAGAGAGAGGGCGCGCTCCGGATCGTGCAGGACACCCTGCCCTTCCTGCGACAGGGACTGAACCGGGAGACGGCGGCGAAGACCGCGGAGATCCTGGCCCAGCTCGACAGCGTCCACGGCGTGCTCGTGGCCGGCCGCCAGGAGGTCCTGGCCGTCTCGGGCCGGTGTCTGGAGGACCCCGACGCCCTCGAGCGGGTCCGGCGCGCCGTGGCGCGCGCCCAGGCTCGTGGCGGCACCCGGCTGGCTCGCCTGCCGGCGCGCGAGGGCCGGCCCGCCGCCACGGCGGTGGCGGTTCCGCTCCAGTGCCAGCGGGAGGTGGTGGGCGCGCTGGCACTGGTCGCCGAGTCCCGGCCCGGCGTGGTGGCCGACGTGTCCCGTTCGGCCGAGGTCTTCGCCCGCCTGCTCTCCATGCAGATCGAGCTCGGCCAGCTGGACCGGCAGGCCCGTCTGGCCGCGGAGGCCGAGCTGAGCGCCCTGCGGGCCCAGATCAACCCGCACTTCTTCTTCAACACGCTCAACACGATCATCAGCTACAGCCGGGACGACCCGGAGATGGCGCGCCGCCTCCTCCTCCGCCTGGCCGACCTCTTCCGGATCACGATGCACCTCCAGGGCCAGATCATCCCGTTCGCCGAGGAGTACCAGCACGTGCGCGACTACCTGTTCATCGAGCAGGCGCGCTTCCGTGACCGGTTGCGGGTCGTGTACGACATCGACCCGCAGGTGCTGAAGGTGGGGGTTCCGGCTCTCTCCGTGCAGCCCCTGGTGGAGAACGCGGTGCGTCACGGGATCGCCCCGAAGGGGGCCCCCGGCACCGTGGAAGTGCGGGCCCGCCTCGACTTCCTGCTCCTGCGGGTGCAGATCACCGTGCGGGACGACGGCGTCGGGATGCCCCCGGAGCGGATCCCGGAGCTCCTGCGCCCCCGCCCGGGCACGCGGCCCGCCGGGGGGGATCGCAACCGCCCGGGCCGGGCCGCCGGAGGCGGGGTGGGCCTCAGCAACATCAACGAACGGCTGCGGCGCCTGTACGGGGACGCGTACAGCCTCGAGATCGAGAGCGCCCCGGGCCGGGGCACCACGGTGCACCTGCGGGTGCCCATGCGGTGA
- a CDS encoding DUF4212 domain-containing protein → MTDNERERLEAHFRENARTVFWILVVWALVSYGAAIIVKFLNQFKILTGFPLGYYMGSQGSLIVFVLLIFYYAWRMDQIDRKYGVEE, encoded by the coding sequence GTGACGGACAACGAGCGGGAGCGCCTCGAAGCGCATTTCCGCGAGAACGCGCGGACCGTGTTCTGGATCCTCGTGGTGTGGGCTCTGGTGTCCTACGGGGCGGCCATCATCGTGAAGTTCCTCAACCAGTTCAAGATCCTCACGGGGTTCCCCCTCGGGTACTACATGGGTTCCCAGGGCTCGCTCATCGTCTTCGTGCTCCTGATCTTCTACTACGCCTGGCGGATGGACCAGATCGACCGGAAGTACGGGGTTGAGGAATAG
- a CDS encoding sodium:solute symporter family protein: MRIDRLGRIWGMYTLAFAGVVLLVWALESAGILGSRGIGYIFMGLTIAIYALIGIVSRTNKLDEYYVAGRQIPGIFNGMATGSDWMSAASFISMAGLVYALGYEGLGYIMGWTGGYVLLAVFLAPYIRKFGHYTIPDFVAARYGDGFPRVVAVLAAILVSSTYLIAQVTGVGVVMSRFLGIPYNIGVFVGLLGVLVCSFLGGMRAVTWTQVAQYIILIIAYLVPVIAISTKFTGVPIPQLMYGKALTAITELEAKYGITKAYVQPFNDWSPVMFLAFTLSLMAGTAGLPHILVRFYTVPSVRESRYSVGWALFFIFLLYFTAPAYAAFARWEILQNIVGQPIASLPAWAAAWTKTGLLTIKDANGDGILQFAELGINNDIIVLATPEIAGLPYVVAGLVAAGGLAAALSTADGLLMVVATAISHDIYYKLINPKASDKARLFLSKVLLIVVAIIAAWIATFRLQFIANIVAWAFSLAAASFFPILVLGIWWKRANRYGAITGMIVGLLITFAYIILNRHPAVKLELFGIKDTAAGIFGMPINFLITYVVSLLTPAPDPKVQDLVTEVRYPKRLLRTVEGPAD, encoded by the coding sequence GTGCGCATCGACCGTCTCGGGCGCATCTGGGGGATGTACACGCTCGCCTTCGCGGGCGTCGTCCTCCTCGTGTGGGCGCTGGAGTCCGCCGGCATCCTGGGCTCCAGGGGGATCGGTTACATCTTCATGGGGCTCACGATCGCGATCTACGCCCTGATCGGCATCGTCTCGCGGACCAACAAGCTCGACGAGTACTACGTGGCCGGCCGGCAGATCCCCGGCATCTTCAACGGGATGGCCACGGGTTCCGACTGGATGTCGGCCGCCTCGTTCATCTCCATGGCCGGGCTCGTCTATGCCCTGGGGTACGAAGGGCTCGGCTACATCATGGGGTGGACGGGCGGCTACGTCCTGCTGGCGGTGTTCCTGGCACCCTACATTCGCAAGTTCGGCCACTACACGATCCCGGACTTCGTGGCGGCCCGGTACGGTGACGGCTTCCCGCGGGTGGTGGCCGTGCTGGCGGCGATCCTCGTGAGCTCGACGTACCTCATCGCCCAGGTCACCGGCGTCGGCGTGGTCATGAGCCGCTTCCTCGGGATCCCGTACAACATCGGCGTCTTCGTCGGCCTGCTGGGCGTGCTGGTGTGCTCGTTCCTCGGCGGCATGCGGGCGGTCACGTGGACGCAGGTGGCCCAGTACATCATCCTCATCATCGCCTACCTGGTACCCGTGATCGCCATCTCCACCAAGTTCACCGGCGTGCCGATCCCGCAACTCATGTACGGGAAGGCGCTGACCGCCATCACCGAGCTGGAGGCCAAGTACGGGATCACGAAGGCGTACGTCCAGCCCTTCAACGACTGGAGCCCGGTCATGTTCCTGGCCTTTACCCTGAGCCTGATGGCCGGCACGGCGGGGCTGCCGCACATCCTCGTCCGCTTCTACACGGTACCCTCGGTCCGGGAATCCCGCTACAGCGTGGGTTGGGCCCTGTTCTTCATCTTCCTGCTGTACTTCACGGCCCCCGCCTACGCCGCCTTCGCCCGCTGGGAGATCCTCCAGAACATCGTGGGCCAGCCCATCGCCAGCCTGCCGGCGTGGGCCGCCGCCTGGACGAAGACGGGCCTCCTGACGATCAAGGACGCCAACGGGGACGGGATCCTGCAGTTCGCCGAGCTGGGCATCAACAACGACATCATCGTCCTGGCCACGCCGGAGATCGCCGGCCTGCCGTACGTCGTGGCGGGCCTGGTAGCGGCCGGCGGCCTGGCGGCGGCGCTCTCGACGGCGGACGGGCTGCTCATGGTCGTCGCGACCGCCATCTCCCATGACATCTATTACAAGCTCATCAACCCGAAGGCCAGCGACAAGGCCCGCCTCTTCCTGTCCAAGGTCCTCCTCATCGTCGTGGCGATCATCGCCGCGTGGATCGCGACCTTCCGCCTGCAGTTCATCGCCAACATCGTGGCCTGGGCCTTCTCGCTGGCGGCCGCGTCCTTCTTCCCGATCCTGGTGCTCGGGATCTGGTGGAAGCGGGCGAACCGGTACGGTGCCATCACCGGGATGATCGTGGGCCTGCTCATCACCTTCGCCTACATCATCCTGAACCGGCACCCGGCCGTGAAGCTGGAGCTGTTCGGGATCAAGGACACGGCGGCCGGGATCTTCGGCATGCCCATCAACTTCCTGATCACGTACGTCGTCTCGCTGCTCACGCCGGCCCCCGACCCGAAGGTCCAGGACCTGGTCACCGAGGTTCGCTACCCGAAGCGGCTCCTCCGGACGGTCGAGGGTCCGGCGGACTGA
- a CDS encoding DUF294 nucleotidyltransferase-like domain-containing protein, giving the protein MEPPAPDVLDPRPFRRRVQDLMSRPVRSCGPDIPVAEAARQMAALGISSMVVVGPDGQPVGIVTERDLVVKVLAVGGSPAQPVSRVMTRPVITCRTTDFHATALLTMLRHGVKHLPVLDEAGRLVGMVTLGDLSRQRDLGAAALADAIERARDVQALVRARERADDILRTLVRDRAAPDEVLAVATEFNDRLTRRVVALAEGALGPPPAAYAFLVMGSAGRGEQYVRSDQDNALVWADPPPGREEEAERYFALLGERAVTLLEKCGFAPCPGGVMASRPDWRRPMSAWLEEVARWATAPTGERIRAATIFFDFRAVAGDRRLGQELRRRAVALARASGLLLHHLAADDLQHRVPIGPFGILLLRGPRRGLLDLKTDAGVHLVDGLRVLALRRGSLATGTLQRLRDLLAEQEIDPVLGESLESAFETLMRLRIRRALLPETCPSPPPLSGHTRLRPEELSPREARELREALAAISKLQDHLGLVFHAG; this is encoded by the coding sequence GTGGAGCCGCCGGCGCCGGACGTGTTGGACCCGCGACCCTTCCGCCGGCGCGTGCAGGACCTCATGTCCCGTCCCGTACGCTCGTGCGGTCCGGACATCCCCGTCGCCGAGGCGGCCCGGCAGATGGCCGCCCTCGGCATCTCCTCGATGGTGGTCGTCGGGCCCGACGGGCAGCCTGTCGGGATCGTCACGGAACGGGACCTGGTGGTGAAGGTGCTGGCGGTGGGCGGTTCGCCGGCGCAGCCCGTGAGCCGGGTGATGACCCGGCCGGTGATCACCTGCCGGACCACCGACTTTCACGCGACGGCGCTCCTCACCATGCTGCGCCACGGCGTCAAGCACCTGCCGGTTCTGGACGAGGCCGGCCGGCTGGTGGGGATGGTCACCCTGGGCGACCTCTCCCGCCAGCGCGACCTGGGGGCTGCCGCCCTGGCGGACGCCATCGAGCGGGCCCGGGACGTGCAGGCCCTGGTGCGGGCCCGGGAGCGGGCAGACGACATCCTCCGGACGCTGGTGCGCGACCGGGCGGCGCCTGACGAGGTCCTGGCCGTGGCCACCGAGTTCAACGATCGCCTCACCCGCCGGGTGGTCGCGCTGGCGGAGGGCGCGCTGGGGCCGCCACCGGCGGCCTACGCGTTCCTCGTGATGGGCAGCGCCGGGAGGGGCGAGCAATACGTCCGCAGCGACCAGGACAACGCCCTCGTCTGGGCCGACCCGCCGCCGGGGCGGGAGGAGGAGGCCGAGCGCTACTTCGCCCTGCTCGGGGAGCGCGCCGTCACGCTGCTGGAGAAGTGCGGCTTCGCCCCGTGCCCCGGCGGGGTGATGGCGAGCCGCCCGGACTGGCGGCGCCCCATGTCCGCCTGGCTGGAGGAGGTCGCCCGGTGGGCCACCGCCCCGACGGGCGAGCGGATCCGGGCCGCGACCATCTTCTTCGACTTCCGCGCCGTGGCCGGCGACCGGCGGCTGGGCCAGGAACTCCGCCGGCGGGCGGTGGCGCTCGCCCGGGCGAGCGGCCTGCTGCTGCACCATCTGGCGGCGGACGACCTCCAGCACCGGGTGCCGATCGGGCCCTTCGGGATCCTCCTGCTCCGCGGGCCCCGGCGCGGGCTGCTGGACCTCAAGACCGACGCCGGGGTCCACCTGGTCGACGGGCTCCGGGTGCTGGCGCTGCGCCGTGGCAGCCTGGCCACCGGGACCCTCCAGCGGCTGCGGGATCTCCTCGCAGAGCAGGAGATCGACCCCGTCCTTGGAGAATCGCTAGAATCAGCGTTTGAAACCCTCATGCGATTGCGGATCCGGCGGGCTCTTCTGCCGGAGACGTGTCCGTCCCCGCCTCCCCTCTCCGGACACACCCGCCTCAGGCCCGAAGAGCTCTCCCCGCGGGAGGCGCGGGAGCTCCGCGAGGCGCTTGCGGCCATATCGAAGCTTCAGGACCACCTCGGTCTGGTCTTTCACGCCGGTTAG